The DNA region CTGCTCCCTGGCCGTCAAACAGGTCCGACCACGCAAGCCTTCGAGTTCGATTCGTCCTTCGCCGCTTGCTCGCGCGGTTGCCACCGCGGCCTCGGGGCTGAGCCTGCCGTAGACGCTCCCGTCGGGGAGGAAAATCACCGACGGGGCGAAACGATGACCGCCCGTGTGCGAGCATTCCCACACGTCGTGCCCCGCCTCGGCGAGGGCCTCGGCCACCGGCCTGCCTCGCACCGCGCAGCATTGGTCCCGCCGCCCGTGGGCGCACACCAGCACCGGACGCGCCTGGCGCCAACCCGGCAGCCGTTCCCAGGCCGCCTCGTCCCAGGCGAACAGCGGCTCCGGGTCCAGCTCGATCAATGCGCGCAGATCGGCGAACTCCAGCTCGCGGGCCTGGCTCGACCCCGGGTCCAGCTCCGTTGTCGCCAGCACCGCGCGCTGGCCGGGCTTGGCGAGGCGGCGGGCCCGGCGGCGGCGAACACACAGGAGCCTCGCGTCGGCCCGCTCGGCCCATTGGGCCACAGCGTCGGTGAGCGCGCCGAAAACTTCGGCCTCCAGAATGTCTCTGCCCCAGGGTCCAGGATGCTCCAGGCACAACCAACGCCGTCCCGAACCGGCAGTGCCCGCCAAGGGCTCGTCAAGCGCTGAAACTGCTGAACAACTGAGGTCCACACGCTCCACTGTAAGGCACAAAGCCCCGCTCCGGACACGCCCTCCGGCCGCCCGAGCCGCCGTTTTCCTCAGGGAGTTGCCAGGCGGGCATGTTTACAGTGGATGCGGAAATGGTCCCGACACGGAGGTTTGACCCATCATGATGCGACGCACGCACCGCCTCGCCGCCCTGCTGGCCGCGGCAACGACAACGTTCGGCTCCGCCGCGACCTCAGCCGCCGACACCGAGCCAGGCGGGCCGCAGCCCCAACCCAGCGCGGCGGAGTCCTGCGCGGCGCTCGCCGAACCGGCCGCGGATCTGAGCGAGCTGAAGGAGAAAGTTTTCCGACTCGCCGG from Segniliparus rotundus DSM 44985 includes:
- a CDS encoding sucrase ferredoxin; this translates as MDLSCSAVSALDEPLAGTAGSGRRWLCLEHPGPWGRDILEAEVFGALTDAVAQWAERADARLLCVRRRRARRLAKPGQRAVLATTELDPGSSQARELEFADLRALIELDPEPLFAWDEAAWERLPGWRQARPVLVCAHGRRDQCCAVRGRPVAEALAEAGHDVWECSHTGGHRFAPSVIFLPDGSVYGRLSPEAAVATARASGEGRIELEGLRGRTCLTAREQVAEIAVLGAAAGQGGRNARVLRAKEREDGDVEIVLQTMPGAQQRFLVSIASETLPPRPASCGAEPKSVLVLRSAGIRLCEEDVL